A genomic window from Myxococcales bacterium includes:
- a CDS encoding glycoside hydrolase family 5 protein, with translation MRRSLTLFLALGCLLWCIACAEDDYTLDDQATHSITRIHTQNNYFKDEYGRYLFLHGANVSGSTKLPATVDPVSYTGKPFPLDEADANFAKLRDLGFNFIRLLVIWEGVEPEVSGEYDEEYLDYIEQIVAKANDYGIYVMLDMHQDLFSRWLRKYYVDDSGGNALETLPGLEDFASPPFNDVIQGDGAPRWVVQLGLPEKNVGGPQWGLPRSLVGDQRETSDMLPLHWGVDNFLSLDVARCSATFFAGKTLYPNYLVDGKNVQDYLQDSFANAWLQIVKRVKSYPNVLGYDLINEPLGLYVVYTLYALLYQEAKDTTDNVLSQQQVEDQVDIVLEQLRRSGMPESDLVIMRDLYLNWVELPRTPDEFEASGFPLGESPYKPDLTAAFGLNSNFNRNFLQPFFSRVGQAVQAEDPDAIIVIESTIGLDDTAGLFGFYITPMLAPEGINQLAFGPHYYADVYPFVLSYNPTPRDFTVDEISFRDYSEGILGAIKQASFSLGNVPVILGEFGTYFNLGGIEKATESDFIVPAHIIDNYYDTLEANLINRSIWCYSSENTALWGEGWNREDFSILDTNQQPRASDAYSRITPRFTSGRLVSYKYNSPLAYYDPRPGVPTPYQEFNLEMLGLESSAPTEITIPKAKFAQGFYVYVSDGRCLYDPERGILYWYPYDDDPNVSHTIRIRPPYDDYGDSSWNYYFDGEKMLEGRQ, from the coding sequence ATGCGTCGAAGCCTCACCCTATTCCTTGCTCTCGGATGCCTGTTGTGGTGCATCGCCTGCGCCGAGGACGATTACACCCTCGACGATCAGGCCACCCACAGCATCACCCGCATCCACACCCAAAACAATTATTTCAAAGACGAATACGGCCGCTACCTCTTTCTCCACGGCGCCAACGTCAGCGGCAGCACCAAACTGCCCGCGACGGTCGACCCGGTCTCCTACACCGGCAAGCCGTTTCCGTTGGACGAGGCCGACGCCAACTTCGCCAAGCTACGCGACCTGGGCTTCAACTTCATCCGGCTGCTGGTGATCTGGGAAGGCGTGGAGCCCGAGGTCAGCGGCGAGTACGACGAGGAATATCTCGATTACATCGAGCAGATCGTCGCCAAGGCCAATGATTACGGCATTTACGTGATGCTCGACATGCACCAGGATCTGTTTTCGCGCTGGCTGCGCAAATATTACGTCGACGACTCCGGCGGCAACGCACTGGAGACCCTGCCCGGCCTCGAGGACTTCGCCTCGCCGCCGTTCAACGACGTGATCCAGGGCGACGGCGCGCCGCGCTGGGTGGTGCAACTGGGCTTGCCCGAAAAGAACGTCGGCGGCCCGCAGTGGGGCCTGCCGCGCTCGCTGGTCGGCGACCAGCGCGAAACCAGCGACATGCTGCCCCTGCATTGGGGAGTCGACAATTTCCTGTCGCTCGACGTCGCCCGCTGTTCCGCCACCTTCTTCGCGGGCAAAACGCTTTATCCCAATTACCTCGTGGACGGCAAGAACGTTCAGGACTACCTACAGGATTCCTTCGCCAACGCGTGGCTCCAGATCGTCAAACGCGTCAAGTCGTATCCGAACGTGCTGGGCTACGACCTGATCAACGAACCGCTCGGCCTGTACGTCGTCTATACGCTCTACGCCCTGCTCTACCAGGAAGCCAAGGACACGACGGACAACGTTCTGAGCCAGCAGCAGGTGGAAGACCAGGTCGACATCGTCCTGGAACAATTGCGCCGCAGCGGCATGCCTGAAAGCGACCTGGTGATCATGCGCGACCTGTATCTGAATTGGGTCGAACTGCCGCGCACTCCCGACGAGTTCGAGGCGTCGGGCTTCCCGCTCGGCGAAAGCCCCTACAAGCCCGACCTGACGGCGGCGTTCGGGCTGAACTCGAATTTCAACCGGAACTTCCTGCAGCCGTTCTTCAGCCGGGTCGGCCAGGCCGTGCAGGCGGAAGATCCGGACGCGATCATCGTGATCGAGTCGACGATCGGGCTGGACGACACGGCCGGGTTGTTCGGCTTTTACATCACGCCGATGCTCGCGCCCGAGGGCATCAACCAACTGGCTTTCGGACCGCACTACTACGCCGACGTCTATCCGTTCGTGCTCAGCTACAACCCGACTCCGCGCGACTTCACCGTCGACGAAATCAGTTTCCGCGACTACAGCGAGGGAATTCTCGGCGCGATCAAGCAGGCGTCCTTCTCGCTGGGCAACGTGCCGGTGATCCTCGGCGAGTTCGGCACCTACTTCAACCTGGGCGGCATCGAGAAAGCGACCGAATCCGATTTCATCGTGCCGGCCCACATCATCGACAACTATTACGACACCCTCGAGGCGAACCTGATCAACCGCTCGATCTGGTGCTACTCCAGCGAAAACACCGCGCTGTGGGGCGAAGGCTGGAACCGCGAGGACTTCTCGATCCTCGACACCAACCAGCAGCCGCGCGCCAGCGACGCCTACAGCCGCATCACGCCGCGCTTCACCTCGGGCCGGCTGGTTTCCTACAAATACAACTCGCCGCTGGCCTACTACGACCCGCGGCCCGGCGTACCGACCCCCTACCAGGAATTCAATCTGGAGATGCTCGGCCTGGAATCGTCGGCGCCGACCGAAATCACCATTCCGAAGGCGAAATTCGCCCAGGGCTTCTACGTCTACGTTTCCGACGGCCGCTGCCTCTACGATCCCGAGCGGGGAATCCTATATTGGTATCCTTATGACGACGACCCGAACGTCAGCCACACGATCCGCATCCGGCCGCCGTACGACGATTACGGCGATTCGAGTTGGAACTACTACTTCGACGGCGAAAAGATGTTGGAGGGACGCCAATGA